From Zingiber officinale cultivar Zhangliang chromosome 5B, Zo_v1.1, whole genome shotgun sequence, the proteins below share one genomic window:
- the LOC121985070 gene encoding auxin efflux carrier component 3-like: MISLGDLYNVLSAVVPLYVAMFLAFASVRWRKVFTPEQCAGINRFVAIFAIPLLSFEFISRINPFKMNFRFVAADAVSKVLVLSLLLVWARFCRRGSLDWSITLFSLSTLPNTLVMGIPLLKSMYGDEQEGLMIQVVVLQSIIWYTILLVLFEYRAARSAILQQENGEPVPDSGRLSMEEQRAQELRIFVWPCCCCNSRGKRSVQVFNGGEESDQREGDDEAAVDSTTQSGMIRSILQMVVSKLIRNPNTYACLLGLSWALASSRWSLKKPRIIDNSVTILSNAGLGMAMFSLGLFMALQPRIIPCGRKLAVCGMIMRFLVGPAVMAIASFGVGIRGTTLRVSIVQAALPQGIVPFVFAREYNLHPEVLSTGVIFGMIVSLPVTVLYYVLFGL, translated from the exons ATGATAAGTTTAGGAGATCTCTACAACGTGCTGAGTGCGGTTGTGCCTCTGTACGTCGCCATGTTCTTGGCCTTTGCCTCAGTGAGGTGGCGGAAGGTGTTCACTCCCGAGCAATGCGCGGGCATCAACCGCTTCGTGGCCATCTTCGCGATTCCACTCCTCTCCTTCGAGTTCATTTCCCGGATCAATCCTTTCAAGATGAACTTCAGGTTCGTCGCGGCGGATGCGGTTTCTAAAGTGCTAGTCTTGTCGCTCCTCCTCGTGTGGGCTAGGTTTTGTCGAAGGGGAAGCCTCGACTGGTCCATCACTCTCTTCTCGCTCTCCACGCTTCCCAACACGCTCGTGATGGGGATTCCACTCCTCAAGTCCATGTATGGAGATGAGCAGGAAGGCCTGATGATCCAAGTCGTGGTTCTCCAGAGCATCATTTGGTACACGATTCTGCTGGTCTTGTTTGAGTACAGAGCCGCAAGGAGTGCCATATTGCAGCAGGAGAACGGTGAACCAGTGCCGGATTCCGGGCGGCTGAGCATGGAGGAGCAGCGTGCCCAAGAACTCCGCATCTTTGTCTGGCCATGCTGCTGCTGCAACTCTCGAGGCAAGCGATCAGTGCAAGTATTCAACGGAGGAGAAGAGAGTGATCAGCGAGAGGGGGATGATGAGGCTGCAGTGGATTCCACCACGCAATCAGGCATGATTCGATCGATCTTACAAATGGTTGTGTCCAAGCTCATCAGAAACCCAAACACATATGCCTGTCTACTGGGACTTAGCTGGGCTCTGGCTTCTAGCAG ATGGAGTTTGAAGAAGCCTCGGATTATCGATAATTCCGTCACCATTCTATCGAATGCCGGTCTCGGCATGGCCATGTTCAGCTTAG GACTTTTCATGGCATTGCAACCGAGGATTATACCTTGCGGCCGGAAGCTCGCGGTGTGCGGGATGATCATGAGGTTCCTCGTTGGACCTGCTGTGATGGCAATAGCTTCTTTTGGGGTTGGCATAAGAGGAACAACTCTTAGGGTATCCATAGTTCAG gCTGCACTTCCACAAGGGATTGTGCCATTTGTATTTGCCAGGGAATACAATCTGCATCCGGAGGTGTTAAGCACAGG GGTTATCTTTGGGATGATTGTGTCGTTGCCAGTGACTGTATTGTACTATGTGCTCTTCGGCTTGTGA